A segment of the Phocoena sinus isolate mPhoSin1 chromosome 11, mPhoSin1.pri, whole genome shotgun sequence genome:
GTTGCCAGACAGTCCTGCCTTGTGTCCCAGTACCATCTCTCTTCCCCCTTGGTGTCAGGGAGTGTGGAAAGTGGACGGAAGCTTCATGTGATCCCTCGAGCCAAGAAGGGTGCCGAGGGGCAGCCCTCCGGCCATAGTAGCCATGTCCTCTGCATGGCCATCTCCTCCGATGGCAAGTACCTGGTAAGGCAGGATTGGCCCCGGGAGTAGGTGAGAGGTGTGGGCACGTGGTGGGTGCCCATGGCCAATGTGCCCATGGCCATTGCCCTTGTCTCCATAGGCCTCGGGTGACCGCAGCAAGCTCATTCTCATTTGGGAGGCCCAGAGCTGCCAGCACCTGTACACCTTCACGGGACACCGGGACGCCGTGTCGGTGAGAAGCTGGGCCTCCTTTAGTGGACGTTTCTCGAGCACCCGAGTGGGCCAGGCATGGTACTGGGATCCAGGGAATGGTGTGAAAGAGGCAGCGGGTCCCCATCCTCGGGGAACCTGCACTTTGGTGAACAGGACAGAAACAGGGTGAAGCAATAGGGAAGAGCTGGGGGAGACTGAGTCAAGCTTGCCTAGGAAGAGGGAGGCCTGAGAAGTCTGTACTTGCTTGAGGGCAGGCAAGTGTGCCCCTGGCTCCATATAGAGCCCCACAGCGCTCTTGATGGGGGCTGGCTTCCTGTGCCACGTGACCTGCTTTTCAGGACGTCCTCCCTGGGCCTGACCTCTGTCTCTCCTGCTGTAGTCCAGGTTCCTTTTGCCCTCTTTCCATGCACCCTTAGGGGCTGGCATTCCGCAGAGGCACCCACCAGCTCTACAGCACGTCCCACGACCGCTCTGTGAAGGTGTGGAATGTGGCGGAGAACTCCTACGTGGAGACGCTGTGAGTATGCGTAGGCAGAGGGCACGCGGATGTGTGCGTGCAGGTTCACGGGTGACCCcatcctccctctgtccccctctcCAGCTTCGGGCACCAGGATGCTGTGGCTGCACTGGATGCTCTGAGCAGGGAGTGCTGCGTGACTGCCGGGGGCCGGGACGGGACCGTGCGTGTGTGGAAGATCCCCGAGGAGTCCCAGCTTGTCTTCTACGGCCACCAGTAAGGCGGCCTGCTGCACCGGGCATTGAGGGGGCCACCCGCATGGGCTGGGGGTGAGGTTGGGCCACGCCCCTCATGGTGCCTTTCTCCAGGGGCTCCATTGACAGCATCCAGCTCATCAACGAGGAGCACATGGTGTCGGGTGCAGACGATGGGTATGAGCTGCCTTCTACCACTGCCACTGCCCCTGGACTTGCTGCGTAGAATCCTCCTGCTCGGGAGCTGTAGTAACCCCTTTCCATAGATGAGGACATTGAGGCAAAGAGTGCAGGGGACCTTGTCTGCTTCCTGTGGCTGGTGTGCACTTGGTCCCTTCCTGCCGTGTGGCCCTTCTGCCCTGCCCCTGGCCCCCTCACTGACCCTGCTCCCTGTCCACAGTTCTGTAGCCTTGTGGGGCCTCTCTAAGAAGCGGCCACTTGCCCTGCAGCGTGAGGCCCATGGGCTGCGGGGGGAGCTGGGCTTGGAGCAGCCCTTCTGGGTGTCATCGGTGGCAGCCCTGCTCAACACAGACCTCGTGGCCACAGGTGGGTGCCCTGTGTGGCAGAAAGGAGGGGATCTCAGGGTGGGCTGGTGAGGGGGGTGCTCACTGTCTCCCTGTCCCCCAGGCTCTCACAGCAACTCTGTGCGGCTCTGGCAATGCGGGGAGGGCTTCCGGCAGCTTGACCTTCTCTGCGACATCCCCCTGGTGAGTGAGGCTTGAATACCCAGCCTGTCTTTACCACACTCCCAAGGCCCGTTACAGTGTTTTCCTGCCAGAAGGGCGGTTCCTCAGAGCAGGGCCAGCTATGACTTCTCTCTCTAGCCCCAGctcctagcacagggcctgcaggaaccctcccttcttcctctcctttcccggCCTCCACTCCCCTCCTTGTCCTAGGCCCTGTCCTGGTTACTGGGGTACAAGGTAGGGAAGTGTGGGCAAAGGCATGGAGGGCCTGGCCCTGTGATGGGTTCTGCATGACTGGTGCCAGACTGAATGCCAGGCTAGGGTGTGTGGACTCGGTGCAACCTAGGGCAGAGTGGCAGGATCTGTCAGTGACTTCTAGTGATAGTTCAGGGCTTGGGTCAATGGTGATGGTCATGGAGTCTCCAGAGCCAGGACCAGGAGCCAGGCCCTACTTAGTGTACACCGTCTCCTTCATCCCCACAAACTCTCTGCGAGGCCTGCGCTCTACTTTCCCCATCTCACAGAGGTGGATGCTGAGGCCCTGAGGGGTAGAGGGCTGGCCCAGGTGGCAGGACGCAGAGCAGGGATTTAACCCAGGCTGGGCCTCAGCCTGTGTGATGCTGGCTGGGGCTGTGGTGAGGGATCTGTTCTCACATCTTACTGCCTTGTCCCTCCCTCTTCTCAGGTGGGCTTTATCAATAGCCTCAAGTTCTCCAGTgctggggacttcctggtggccgGGGTAGGGCAGGAGCACAGGTATGAGGCACTTCTTGAGGGGTGCGGGTGAGGCAAATGGCATAGGGTGGGTGGCTGGGTGGGAATGGGGTGGATACCGGGTGGGGCTGGGCCCGCCCTCAGCTGCTCCTCTCGCCCCTGTAGGCTTGGCCGGTGGTGGCGGATCAAAGAGGCCCGGAACTCTGTCTGCATCATCCCTCTCCACAGGGCCCCCAGGCCCCCTACTGCTGGCTCCTGACTCTCTCATCCCCTGTATTTAAGTTCTTCCCAGGCCATCCCCTGCCTTCTTTGTATTAAAAGCCTCCTCTTCTGGGCCTTGTCTCctctagcttcttttttttttttttttttttttttttttttttttttgctgtgcgcgggcctctcactgttgtggtctctcccgttgtggagcacagggtccggacgcacaagctcagcggccatggctcacgggcccagccgctccgcggcatgtgggatcctcccagaccggggcacgaacccgtgtcccctgcatcggcaggcggactctcaaccactgcgccaccagggaagccctcctctagcTTCTTgactggggagggcagggggatgGCAGGGGATGGCTTAGTAAAGGCCTGGGGGCTTTATTCTTTCCAGCAAATTTGGGGATGGAGCCCTCAGCTGGCTTCTGGCTCCTAGACCCTGAGTATCCTCTACGACTTTGTTAGGCCAGCTTTCCACCCACTGCTCTGGGCTGGTTGGGGTCAGAAGCTGCTGATCCCTCAGCTAAGCTGTGGCTGTTCAGTGTGTGTAAGGGCTGGCTGTGAGGTCTGAGGACTGAAAGAAAGACAGACCTACAAGTTAGGCTGATCTGCACCACCCAGGCCAGGTTAGGAAGCTTTAGGAGCTAGACTGCCCTTGGGGTGGGGGTCCGGGTGGAGGTGGGACCCTGCATTGCTCACTGCTTGGGGACAGTGTCAGAGGTGGGAATAGCTCTGCCCTTGGTCTAAATGACAGCCAGGCTGCATGATTCCTCACAGCAGTGACTCTGCCAGGTTAATGTGTTCTCCTGATTCCACCAACTGGATAATTCAGCTTCTGCTATGGAGTGAAGTAAAGAGGAGATGGAGAGGCTGATTGGAGAGGCAGCAGTGCAGGGAAGTGTCCTCTTCCATGGAAAATGAGCAAGATGTGTTAAGGATCGGCTCTGAACTTTCCCTTAATGCCTTGGGCCCAACAGCTGAGCCTACGGTTCTCAAGCGGCAGCGTGGTCCCCTTGGGGGAGgaagctacagggcttccctccTGCTCCCCTGCTCGTGAGGCCTCCCCCTTGGACAGACCTGCTCCTACCTTCATTCTCCTGGGGCCAGAAGGGTCAGGTTCAGATTGAACCCCTGAAAACCCTGTTGTGGATCAGAGGATGTTACTAGAATTCACTCCTTATGTCCCACCTTAAATTGAGCTCAACGACAGCATACACATACCTCTTGAATAATACTGCAAGTAACATGGAAATGCCCCTTAATACACAAACCCCTTTTCCATTAGCACATTCCCAGGGAGAAAGGAAAGTTTGAAAATGAATGCTTTTGGAATTGACTGAAAATAATCCCTCTTACGGCTTCTAGTCTCAGCCTTGGTCAGGTGAGACTTCTGCTGTAGTTGGGCTCTTCCTCCCAAGCAATGGGAAGCCATGAGAGGGTTGAAAGCAGAAAAGTAATAGGATCTGgttcacaataaaaagaaaaaacaagtcacTGCTCCGTGGAGAATTAATTAGTAAATGTTTGGGGAAAGAAGGGCATCCACTTAGGAAGCTATAGTAAATAGCAGGTaagaggtgatggtggtgtgaGAGGGCCAGCAGAAGTGGGGAGGCAGAGCTATGGTTGGGTTGTGTTTGGAGGTGACGCCAACAGATCTTGCTGATCTGTTAATTGTGGGATGAGATGAATGTGGCACCATAGACAGTGTGACATTTACCAAGATGAGAAAGACCAGGTGGAGAAAGCAGGATGAGAAGGATCAGCAGTTTAGTTTGCAGTGTCTAGTAGATGTAGGGAAGTTGAGTAGGCAATGAGCTCACTGCTATATGTTTTATAACATATGAAGCCATGTGATTCTGAGGTGCAGAATTACACCTCCCACCTCACACTCCAGTGGTCTCAAGTGCTCTCCTGTCTTCTCCCCTGATGGACTCAAGGCTACAATTAGATGGGTGAGGGGCAGCCACTGTAGAAGCTCTTAGCTCTGTTCGTAGCTCTGAACCATGCAAAAGACACTAGGTGGGGccctccccatctctgcctgTTCCTGTCCTCTGAAGACCCCCCTGGTCATCATGAGGCCTTGGTACCCTTTCAGAGTCACAGCCCCAGGGGTCACTGAGGTGTGCATTTCTTACTCCTTTCAAAACACTGAGGTGAGCAGCATGactgaggggtggggaggaactgAGAGAACAGCAGGTAGGGTTCAAAACATCAAAGGGATGCAGGTCCTACTAACCACTTTGTGGACCCCATCAAGAAGCCCTCCACAAGCCACTGAGGATACCTCACCTCCAGATCCCGCAACTGGCATACAGGCACCCCCAATCTACCCAGAAAACTACTGGAATAAGAAAATTTAGCAAGCAGGCAAGATACCTATGGTATTGTGTGcaaatatctgtgaatatactaaaaaacactgaactgtgcactttaaGGGGGTGAATTGTATGACATGTGAATTATATTCCAACAAAgctgtttataaataaaaatcaaaagcacccccgagggcttccctggtggcacagtggttgagagtccgcctgccgatgcagggggacacgggttcgtgccccggtctgggaagatcccacatgccgcggagcggctgggcccgtgacccatggccgctaagcctgcgcatccagagcctgtgctccgcaacgggagaggccacaacagtgagaggcccgcgtaccaaaaaaaaaaaaaaaaaagcaccctcGAAACTGAAAGATTCAAGggcaatatacaaaaatcaactgtatgaGCAGTTGGGGAATTCCTGATATAGAAGTGCAAAGTTGAAGGATTTACattatctgatttcaagacttactgtcTTGAAaaactataaagttacagtaatcagaacaggTGGTATTAGAGTaagaacagacaaacagatcaatgatACAGAATAGAGAagccagaaatagactcacatttACACagtctattgattttttttaatgtaccaagataattcaatgcagaaaggaaatacatttttcactggaaaaaaaaatcttgacccCTATCtaacataatagccaaaaaaaaaaaaaattaattcaagatggatcacagacctaaacaaAAACTAAGGCTAAACCTATATAAAGATTCTAGAAGAAAACCCATGAGAATTATTTTGTGACCCTGGAGTCAACAAAGATTTCCTAGGACAGAGAAAGTGCTAAGTATAAAATATTGATAGACTGGACTTCATCCAAATTAAAACcatctgttcatcaaaagacagcattttaaaaagtcacaggctagggaaaagaatatttacaatacatgtatctgacaaaggactcatatCGAGTATAAGAACTTCTAGAACTCAGTaataaagacaaacaatccaataaaagTGGACAAAAGGCTTAAACCAATActtcataaaagaagatatatgaatggccactAAACACATGCTCCTCATAATTGGATCCATGAGCATTTGAGGACTGAAGGGAGAAATTAAAGTCCCTGCGCTCTAAGGGCacaggaaagatcccacatatgGAGCCTGGGTAAACGAGGGGGCTGGGTCCCAAGATGGAGGCAGACTCAGACAGGAAAGAGGCCAGAGACTGGGGTGTTGGTGAATGTGGTGACCCTAGGGGCAGGGAGGGTGCTGGGGCTTTGAATGCCACCAGGACCTGCTCAGACTCAATCCAGTGGGCAGGGAGGAGCTGCCCCAGGGGCTGAGGAGCAGAGGGGTGACACCATCCAAGTGAAGGTTTTGAGGGTGTGCTGGGCAAGTGGCCTGGGGTGAGCATGATGGGGGTGAGCCTCCTTCTCCAACCCCATTCTTCTCCACCATTCTTCTCACCCTCTACCAGAGTTTCACCCCAGAGGCTCTCAGTAGACCCCCTCAGGGAagagtgggaaggagagaagaaaggaggggtcAGTGAGGGTGTCAATGGGATCAGCCCTCTGAATATGCTCCCAGCCCCAGAGCCTTCTGGGGAAGGAAAGCAGTACTGCTCGTCCTGTGGGCGTCACAGATTTCCCTGGTATTGTATGAATGGGTCAGCAATTCAACTCTTCTAAGGTAATCATTGGTAGCAGTTTGGTCTATATACCTTTCTCCCTCTTTATCTGCGTTTATAGCATACGTGTATAATTATATATCTTGACAGTTTTTTACCATCCCATCCAATGACGGTTTTATATCCCATCCAATGGGATCATAATGATGTTCAGCTTTTTCACTTACAAATATATCTTGGGTATACCTTCTCATCAGTACACACAGatcaaattcattatttttcaacagTTATGTTGTATTCTATAGTTTGAATGGACTATAAACCATTAAATCAACGCCCAATTTTACCAATTGGGGATATCACCAATAACTACCTTTATACACCTTTACATCAATGGGCCACTATTTCTGGTATCTTGCTGTTGTAGCTAGGGCTTTGGCCATTTCCAGCAGAAAAGAATGGACAGcacttctgtcttttctttggaGGGGGCTTAACTGTCGGGAGCCAGCCTGGTGCTTGAGTCATAACTGCCCTTATGACATCATAggtctccctcccccactttctctCCATGCCATGACTAGAGGAACACAGACCTGAGGGGATTTGAACCATCTACACCCAATCCATGTGGGACCAATAGTGAGTAAGAGAGAGACTGACACACTAGGCTTTTTTAGGGATGGCCCCATAAATCTCTCGGGATGAGGGGATCTCCCTGACATCTGAATACTCTGGGAAGCCCTGTACGCTGGGGATGTGTGGGTTACTtaatggagagggagggagagcagccTCCCTCTTGCCTTTCCCCTAATTGCTGATTGCAGGAGAAGGAccagcccaaaacaattaatgaaCACACCAAAAATGAGCCTCAGCAGAATGAGCCGATCTTGAAATCTTTACCGCCAGCACCATCACCGAACTTAgagaaggcagaggcaggaggagcctggacttggatgtctctGGTCTTTGTGTCCTAATGCTTGTGGCTAGTGTCTTTTGTATGTTCCAGAGCTAAGAACAGGAATAAACTCATTCTTGTCTGTCCTCTTTCCCCATATTTTTCTAGGCTAAACAAGGGAATATAGCTGCAACAAAGGGAGTAGATGATGCTAATAAGAGACTCAGAGCAGTATGATCCCCCCACCCAGATGAcacggggctgggggtgggaatgtGGCAGTTGTGTTTGTGGAATGGAATGGCCAACATATGGGAAGCTGGGCTTAatcaatggtgtgtgtgtgtgtgtgtgtgtgtgtgtgtgtgtgtttgagcgTGTGCATGTATGTTTGCTTGCTAATTAAGATTTAAAGTTTGAAAGTCAAGAGAAGTGAAGATGGGGAAGAGATAAGAGAGGTAGAATTTTATAGGATGTGGGAACTTTTAATACTATGTTATCACAGAGGAAGAGAGCAGGTTGTGGATTGGAGCTGCAGTCAAGGATGAAAGAGCAGGATTAGAAGAGGAAGCCACTTCTCCAGTAGGTGAGTGGGGTCTGAAGGGAAGGATCATGGATCCTGGTCAGGCTCAGGTGGACTATGATAACCCTTTGATCATGGTATTCTTGCTCTAGGCTGGCCAACTTGACCCATGTAAAACTGGGTAGCCAGGACAGATAtactaccattttacagatgggagctCTGAGATTCAGAGGTCAATGTGATGTATCCATGTCCATTAACCAGACTGCGGCAAAAAAAGGACACCTACCTACCTGGtcttctggttccagccagtgCCTTGTCCAGTGCTCTTGAGGTTCAGAAGAAGGGGTGATTGTTGATAGGGCATCAGGATCCCTTCCTGGCACACCCTGGGGCTGAAGTGGGTGGGGAATATCCTCCAAATGTCTCGTCTTTTTTCTTGTTAGATCCCAAGAACCCAAAACAGGCCTCCCATCAGTAATCCAGAAGTAGTAAAGATCCAGGCCTGGTGGCGGGGCACCCTGGTGTGCAGCACACTGCTGCACGTGGCTCTCAGAGTGTGGATCATTCAGGGCTGGTGGAGGCATAAGCTGGTGAAGCTGCATGAGAACAGGCAGCGGACAGCTCTGGAGAACTTTACACGGAAGGAGTGGGTGGCAGTCAGGCTGCAGTCCTGGGTCTGCATGTGGCGCATCTGTTGGCGCTACTGCCATTTGCTCAACGCTGCCCGCATCATCCAGGCCTACTGGAGATGCCACTCCTGCGCTTCCCAGGGTTTCATCAAGGGCCACTACAGAGTCACGGCCAACCAGCTGCATCTCGAACTCGAGATCTTGCTGGGCTCAGGGCCTTGCATTGTGACGGAGTGTATTCCCCTTCCAATAAAGCAGTGAAGCGGTCTTTCCCCAGCTTCTCTCTGCTTGATAAGCTCCAGGAGGTCAGGGCCAATGATGGCAAATAGTTAGCATCTCATATGCTAGCTCTGAGGAATTGGCAGGGGTTGTCTGAGGAGGATGATTTTGAGCCACTGTCCAGACTGAACAAAGACTGTGATTGTTTAGCAACGTCTGACATAGGTAGGAAAGTTGGGGGTACAGATCTGCCATGCTGCCAACTCAGGGAGCATCACTCATATTCAGTCTATGGAAATGGTGCCTCTCCCTAAGGCTGTGTATAATGgaagcctggggcaggggtggggttgtTGCGCACAGCAGCACTTTTGCCAGGAATTCACTCACCAGGTCTAGTTGCTCTGGGTGTGATCTCCCAGTCACCCCCATGGCTGAGAGGAGCACACCCACCCCAAGCTCTTGATCCTGGCTCCTGTTGGTTTGTAAACTGGCCCCTGTACATGGAGGGCAAGAAAAGACCGAAGAAAGAGGCAGATTACCCCAGATTAGTAGGTGGCAGGTTTAGTAAGCAagggaacttatttacaagacttGTTTTGGGCGGCCACAGACAAGTAGATCTCCGTACTTGCTTGCCAGACGCTTGcaagtttatatagaggccttaatGAGGTTCAGCCACATATACCACCCAGATGTTCTTGAGAACACATTACTCTCGCAAGGCTGAATCCCTGAAAATGCCTCCCACTGTGGGAATGGCAGGCAGAacatacattccaaggacaggggagggggtgaggggcaTCTAATTGCCTGGGTCTAGCTTGTGAGTACAGCTGGCGGTCACATCCTTTCAGTGACCTCCAACAGCTCCCTGCTGTATCTTCATACTTGACCTCCAAGTCAGAGTCTGAGCTCCAAACTGAAAATGGTTAGACTGCATAGCCCCTGTCCTCACTCCTACCTCAAACTCTGTCCCTCACTCTCTGATCCCGAATGCAGGCTAGGACTCATTCCCCTCCAGACCTGGTTGGTGTGGGAAGTTCCACAGGTGTGGAGGTGGGGAAAGAAGGCAACCCACTTCTAGCCAAACCTTCTGGTGAGTGTCATCCCCTAGGCTATCACAGACCTAGAGCTGAGAAGCCATCAGTTgtgtctgcctctccctctccccagtctcTGCAAGAATTGATCCAGGTGGAGCTGAGACCTCTGACAGTCCCTTCTTGTGAAAAGCTGCCACCTGGGGTGAGACTGGCGCCTAAGTGATGATAAAGGGCCAGTTAAGAGGTCAAGGTTAGGCTGTCCTTTTGCCCATCTGGGCACTGCTGTTCCGTGGGTTCCTGCAGAGGGAGGGGTCTAAGGTCTTGGGTTATTCGCCATTAAACCTGCAAACTCAGAAGCCCTATGTCCAGCCCAGCTCCATCTCCTCTGCCCTGGCAAGTTGGTCCTTCAGCTCACATTGCCCAGAAATCTCATGCTCCAGCTCTCTGTCTTGCTCTAGGGCTTGAGCTCTGTCTTTCTTgctttgtccttttgtgtccTGCCCTGTCTCACTCAGGTCCTAGTCTCTCGCTCTTGCTCTGAAGGACTTCTATCTCCTCTCTCCTTGCTTCTCTCTACTGTGTTCAGTGTCTCAGAGTAAAGGGCAAGGACTTTGCAGCCAGACCAAGCTAGGTCACACCAACCCTGGCTTCCCCACTCACTGCTGTGTGGCTGCAGACATGTCATTTTCCCTCTCAGAGCCCCAGTTTCCTGAGCTGTGAAGTGGGGCTAATGATCCTCATCTTTCAGTGTGAATGTCAAGTAGCATAAAAATTCAGCCTCAGCAACAAAACAAGGAAAGAGGGGTCGCACCCACAAACCTTAAAAACTGGCCgtcagggtgggagggaaataaTGTTTAGCCCAATTAAGAAGACCAAAAGTTAGTGTTCCCTACCATCAAAATCAATTGCAAATGTTTATCTGTTAATGCTTGTCTGTAATGAAAATTTACATATGTCatctctgaaaatgtcttttcattCACATAGGTATGAAGTGAAATATCTGGCACCGCCAAATAGTGATATAAATTCCTGAGCATAGGATTATAATCGAGACTAGTCATCACTTGGAAGATATTTGTAGACTTCTATGAGATTCTTTTCTTGATATTTGCCTCTAAGCATGTCATTACATTGCAGATCAATTACTTCCAACTGAAGTTCAGGTGGTTGTTCCTCAATTGCTTAGATAAAAAAGTTTAGAAATATGGAAACTCCTCTTGTACTTACATGGAAGTCTGAAAAGTGCTTGTTGCTGGAACTCTAGTTTGAACTCAGAGAATATATCCACTGAAAATCTGCATGAGAATGGTTATCTTGCTTCTTGTTTTAACTGTTGACAGCTCAGGAAGTGCATAAAGCAGCTTGacattacttatttaaaattatttgtcaaggggcttccttggtggtgcagtagttaggaatccgcctgccaatgcaggggaaacgggttcgagccctggtctgggaagatctaacatgctgtggagcagctcagcccgtgcgccacaactgctgagcccacgtgccacaactgctgaagcctgcacgcccaaacgctgtgctccacaagagaagacactgcagtgagaagcccgtgcaccgcaacaaagagtagccccccgctcgccgcaactagagaaagcccgagcacagcaatgaagacccaatgcagccaaaaataaataaatttaaatattttttaataaaaaaaaatcttaaaaaaataatttgccaaaATGACTCTACTTCAGTATAAGTTTCACATAAAACATTGCTTTGCTCATTAATTTCAggtttaattcattaaaaaaacatgaagacTGCAGCAAAAGCTTATTTCCAATGCCattcaggttttttaaaaaattttatttatttttggctgcattagttcttcattgctgcacgtgggctttctctaattgtggcgagcagggggctactctttgttgtggtgcacggccttctcactgcggtggcttctcttgt
Coding sequences within it:
- the IQCF1 gene encoding IQ domain-containing protein F1; the encoded protein is MGEKDQPKTINEHTKNEPQQNEPILKSLPPAPSPNLEKAEAKQGNIAATKGVDDANKRLRAIPRTQNRPPISNPEVVKIQAWWRGTLVCSTLLHVALRVWIIQGWWRHKLVKLHENRQRTALENFTRKEWVAVRLQSWVCMWRICWRYCHLLNAARIIQAYWRCHSCASQGFIKGHYRVTANQLHLELEILLGSGPCIVTECIPLPIKQ
- the RRP9 gene encoding U3 small nucleolar RNA-interacting protein 2, producing MELWEAGPTGRWEPILAWSLVGRPGFSRHVSSPGAAATHTVGSMSATGAARKRGKPASGAGAGAGAGKLRRKGDSSGDKGKSKGGGKMNEEISSDSETESLVPRRNEEEEAEELEETAQEKKLRLAKLYLEQLKQQEEEKAEAREFEEDQVAGRLKEDVLEQRGRLQKSVAKEIQAPDPADIRILRGHQLSITCLVITPDDLAIFSAAKDCTIIKWSVESGRKLHVIPRAKKGAEGQPSGHSSHVLCMAISSDGKYLASGDRSKLILIWEAQSCQHLYTFTGHRDAVSGLAFRRGTHQLYSTSHDRSVKVWNVAENSYVETLFGHQDAVAALDALSRECCVTAGGRDGTVRVWKIPEESQLVFYGHQGSIDSIQLINEEHMVSGADDGSVALWGLSKKRPLALQREAHGLRGELGLEQPFWVSSVAALLNTDLVATGSHSNSVRLWQCGEGFRQLDLLCDIPLVGFINSLKFSSAGDFLVAGVGQEHRLGRWWRIKEARNSVCIIPLHRAPRPPTAGS